One window of the Falco biarmicus isolate bFalBia1 chromosome 2, bFalBia1.pri, whole genome shotgun sequence genome contains the following:
- the P2RY8 gene encoding P2Y purinoceptor 8, producing MGKNGSHLDAETLAMLQNKAISITLPVVYTLVAMISIPGNLFSLWVLCWHIKPKTPSVIFMINLSITDLMLASCFPFQISYHIQSNHWSFGKTLCSLVTVMFYSNMYSSILTMTCISIERYMGVVHPMKLIKWRRKRYALAACLGMWIFLLLAFYPLESTDLTYEVKELGIITCFDVLKWEMLPNFAAWVAFLLTLFVVLFLIPFVLTVGCYIGTIRKLIQTSNRYGNRQKTRSIYLAMIVLLVFITCFAPNNFILLVHMIIRLFYGRSLYPAYKLTLCLSCLNNCIDPFIYYFASKEFYQKFMQVFRPKVLLSDSLETRRESLFSGRTMSARSMSSGPMDGLEGVKVYLQRQESVF from the coding sequence ATGGGTAAAAACGGATCCCACCTGGATGCTGAAACACTGGCAATGCTCCAGAATAAAGCTATCTCCATCACCCTCCCAGTTGTGTATACACTGGTGGCTATGATCAGTATCCCTGGCAACTTGTTCTCCCTTTGGGTGCTCTGCTGGCACATCAAGCCCAAAACACCTTCTGTTATCTTCATGATCAACCTAAGCATCACGGATCTCATGCTGGCCAGCTGCTTTCCCTTCCAGATTTCTTATCACATCCAAAGCAATCACTGGAGCTTTGGCAAGACTCTTTGCAGCCTTGTGACTGTGATGTTCTACTCCAACATGTATTCTTCCATACTGACCATGACCTGTATCAGCATTGAGCGGTACATGGGTGTGGTACATCCCATGAAATTGATCaagtggagaagaaaaaggtatgccctggctgcctgcctaGGTATGTGGATTTTCTTGCTACTAGCCTTCTACCCGCTAGAAAGCACAGATCTGACCTACGAAGTGAAAGAATTGGGGATTATAACCTGTTTTGACGTCCTCAAATGGGAAATGCTGCCCAACTTCGCAGCCTGGGTAGCCTTTCTCCTCACGCTATTTGTTGTGCTCTTCCTGATCCCTTTTGTTTTAACAGTTGGATGCTATATTGGCACCATTCGGAAGCTTATTCAGACATCAAACAGATATGGTAACAGGCAGAAGACTAGATCCATATACCTGGCGATGATAGTCCTTCTGGTGTTCATCACTTGCTTTGCTCCCAATAACTTTATCCTACTTGTGCATATGATCATCCGCCTATTTTACGGCAGGAGTTTGTACCCTGCCTACAAGCTCACCTTGTGCCTCAGTTGCCTCAACAACTGCATAGATCccttcatttattattttgcatCCAAAGAATTTTACCAGAAATTCATGCAAGTGTTTCGCCCTAAGGTGCTGCTCAGTGACAGTTTGGAAACCAGAAGGGAAAGTTTATTCTCTGGCAGGACCATGTCAGCCAGGTCGATGTCAAGTGGACCGATGGATGGGTTAGAGGGAGTAAAGGTCTACTTGCAACGGCAGGAAAGTGTTTTTTAG